The genomic DNA AGGCGCTCGAGGCGGTCGCCGTTGAACTTCCGGTGCAGATCGACGATGAGCTCAAGCGCCTTGGGCGTGAGGACCTTCTCAGCCCCGTCCGGCAGCTCACCGGTGATCTCCATCCCGGCGGGGATGTCCAGGTTTTCGATATGAGCGGTCATCGATGGTTCTCCTTAGTCAGCACATCGGTGCTGCGTCCTTTTCCACATCTGGTGATGCGATATGTTCGCTGGTCAACGGGGTTTTGACTGCGAAACTTTCACACTGTGAAAATGTTTGTTCACACAACGAAAGAATATGAGGTGATGCACGTCTCGTCAAACCATATCCTGCATTCGAGACGGTGTGTTCATTGACTCCGCCCAAGGGGCCGGAGAGGATAAGGGGAACATCTCTCATGGACTCGCCGAGGCGGCAACGACGCCGCGGATCGGACTGAAAAGTGGACAACCTCGCTGTTGCAGCTCTCTTGGCCCTCTCCCCCATTCTCTTGGCCGGAATCCTTCTCATCGGATTCCGGTGGCCTGCGAAATACGCCATGCCGATCGGACTGATCGCTGCCGCGCTCGTGGCGAACTTTGCCTGGCAGATCGAGTGGGTGACGATCGGCGCATCGGTCGTCCAGGGCCTCCTCGTCGCGATCGGACTGCTGTGGATCGTCTTCGGCGCGCTTCTGCTGCTGGCCACGGTCACCCGGTCCGGGGCGATCGAGACGATCCGCTCCGGGTTCATCGCGATCTCCCCGGACCGGCGCGTGCAGGTCATCATCATCGCATGGCTCTTCGGGTCCTTCATCGAGGGTGCCGCCGGCTTCGGCACTCCGGCGGCCGTGGTCGCCCCGCTCTTGCTGGCCCTCGGTTTCCCCGCGATCGCCGCGGTCCTCGCCGGTCTCATCATCCAGTCGACTCCGGTGAGCTTCGGCGCCGTGGGCACCCCGATGGTCGTGGGCATCGGCACCGGCCTGTCTCAGGAGGACGGCTCGATGTCGGCCGATGTCGCCGAACGCGCCGGCCAGCTCGGCCTCGGCCAGGCCGAGTTCGTCGCTCACACCGCCACCCAGGTCGCGCTCATCCACGCCTGCTGCGGCATTCTCATCCCACTGCTGCTGTCGTGCCTGATGACCGGGTTCTTCGGTGCCAATCGGCGCTTCGCCGACGGTCTGGCCATCGCCCCGTTCGCGATCTATGCGGCCGTGGCGATGATCGTCCCCTATCTCATCGTGGCCAATGTGCTCGGACCCGAGTTCCCGTCGCTGCTCGGCGGACTCATCGGTCTGGCCATCGTCGTGACGACCTCGCGGATGGGCTTCCTCATGCCGAAGAAGACCTGGGACTTCGCTCCGCGTGAGACGTGGCCGGCGATCTGGATGGGCACGGTCGACCCGAACAAGGAGAAGGCGCAGCTGACGAAGAAGATGTCGCTGGCCCGCGCCTGGTCGCCCTATCTCATCGTCGTCGCTCTGCTTCTCATCACGCGCAATGTGCCCGCGATCAAGGAGTTCCTCACCGGTCCAGCCGTGATCAAGATCGATAACATCTTCGGCACCCCGATCAGTCAGAACATGGATCTGCTGTGGTCGCCGGGGGCCATCTTCGTCCTCGCATGCGGGCTGACGTACTTCATCCACCGGATGACGAGGAAGCAGGTGGCAGGCTCGTGGCAGATCGCCGGTTCGCAGATCGCCGGCGCGGCCGTTGCCCTGCTGTGTTCCCTGCCGCTGGTGCGCGTGTTCATCAACTCCGGTGCCGACTACAACGGGGCGGGCCTGGATTCGATGCCGGTCACTCTCGCCGAGGCGGCCGCCAGCTCAGTCGGCGACGCCTGGCCGCTGTTCGCCCCGTTCGCCGGTGCGCTGGGTGCATTCGTGGCAGGGTCGAACACCGTCTCGAACGTCATGTTCTCGCAGTTCCAGTTCTCCACCGGCACCGCGATCGGCGCGGCCAGCCCCGAGACCGTGGTCGCGGCTCAGGCGGTCGGTGGCGCCGCTGGAAATATGGTGGCCGTCCACAACGTCGTGGCCGCCTCGGCGACGGTGGGGCTCATCGGTCGGGAAGGCGAGCTCATCCGGCGGACGGCGATCCCGATGCTCGTCTATTCGCTGACTGCGGGCGCTCTGGCGTTCATCGGACTCAACGGGCTGGGCTTCAACGCGGGCACCGTCGTCCTCACCGCGATCATCATCGGCCTCGCCGTGGTCGTGGTGATGATCCGCCGCTCCCCGGGCAAGCCCCTGCCGGGGCTCGAGGAAGGTGTTGGAGGCGGCGCGACCAGCGCGGCCGTTGTGGACGGAGTCAGCGGCGGAGCGGCTGGCGGAGGCTCTGACATCGACGACGAGCAGGAGCCCACCGCCCGCTCCTGAGCGCTGCGCTCAGCAGTTGCTTCCTGCGGGTGGATCCTCCGCGATTTCCATCGGGATTTCGAGGCGGATCTGCCCCAGGCGACACCGCCCGGAGCGGACTGCCGCCGGAGTCATCGCCTTCTGATCCAGGCATCGGGTTCAAACGCGATGCGCCGATCAAAAGGCGATTCACCCAGAACGCGACAACGCCCGCAGGACCTTCAGGCACCTGCGGGCGTTCGCGGTTTCGTCGGTGCAGCAGACCGACAGCCGAGCCGACCGCCGACGGAGCCGCTCGAAGACTGGGTCTCAGACGATGACGACCATGGGGACGATCATCGGCTTGCGGCGCAGCTTCGAGGACACCCAGCGGCCGACGGTGCGGCGCACCACCTGCTGCAGCTGGTACTGATCAGTGGTGCCGTCACGCAGGGCATCCTCGACGGCCTTCTGGACCTTCGGGACGATCGAGTCGAAGACGTCATCGGACTCGGCCACACCGCGGGCGTGGATCTCGGGTCCGGCGATGAGCGACTTCGTCTGCGAGTTCACGGCCATGAAGATCGTCACGAAGCCCTCACCGGACAGGACCAAGCGATCCTTGAGGTCCGCCTCGGTGATCTCACCGACCGAGGAACCGTCGACGAAGACGTAGTTGCAGTCGACGGCGCCGACGACCTCGGCATGACCGTCCTTGAGGTCGACGACCCAGCCGTCATCGGCCAGCACGATATTGTTCGGGTCGACTCCGGTCGCCTCGGCGTGACGGGCGTTGGCCAGCAGGTGGCGCCACTCGCCGTGGACGGGCATGACGCCGCGGGGCTTGACGATGTTGTAGCAGTAGAGCAGCTCGCCGCCGGAGGCGTGGCCGGACACGTGGATCTTCGCATCGGCCTTCGAGATCACGCGGGCGCCGAGTTTCATGAGGCCGTTGATGACCTTGAACACGGAGTTCTCATTGCCCGGGATGAGCGAGGAGGCGAGGATGACTGTGTCGCCGTCGCCCACGTCGACGCGGTGGCTGCGGTTGGCCATGCGGGACAGGGCGGCCATCGGCTCACCCTGGGAGCCGGTGCACATGAGGACGATCTGATCCTCGGGGAAGTCGTCGACCTTCTTGATGTCGATGAGCGTTCCGGCAGGCACGTTGAGGTATCCGAGGTCTTCGGCGATCTTCATATTGCGCACCATGGACCGGCCGACGAGGGCCACCTTGCGACCATGCGCCGTGGCGGCGTTGAGCACCTGCTGCACACGGTGGACGTGGGAGGAGAACGAGGCGACGATGATGCGGCGTTCGGCGGTGCCGAAGAGGTTCTCGAGCACGGGGCCGATGTCCTTCTCCAGCGCAGTGAAGCCTGGGACCTCTGCGTTCGTCGAGTCCGTCATGAACAGGTCGACGCCCTCTTCGCCGAGGCGGGCGAAGGCGCGGAGGTCGGTGATGCGGCCGTCGAGCGGCAGCTGATCCATCTTGAAGTCACCGGTGTGCAGGATGTTGCCGGCGCCGGTGCGGATGAACACGGCCAATGCGTCGGGGATCGAGTGGTTGACGGCGACGAATTCGAGGTCGAAGGGACCGAGCTGGTCGACGTCGTCTTCCTTCACCACACGGGTGATGGGCTTGATGCGGTGCTCTTTGAGCTTGGCTTCGATGAGCGCGATGGTCAGCTGCGATCCGAGGATGGGGATGTCGCCCTTGCGACGCAGCAGGTAGGGAACGGCACCGATGTGGTCTTCGTGGCCGTGGGTCAGCACGAGGCCGATGATGTCATCGAGGCGGTCGTCGAGGTACGAGAAATCGGGGAGGATGAGGTCGACGCCGGGCTGGTCCTCTTCGGGGAAGAGCACACCGCAGTCGACGATGAGGAGTTTGCCGTGGTATTCGAAGACGGTCATATTGCGGCCGACTTCGCCGAGTCCGCCGAGCGCGACGATGCGGACGGCTTCTCTGTCCATCTTCGGCGGGAGGGACAGTTCTTGGGTCAATGCATTATTCACTGAGGTAACCACTCCTGGTCAATTGGGCGGCGACGAACGCCATCTGCTCCTCATCAGCTGGGAGCAGCGGCATACGCACGTCGCGGTTGTCGAGTATTCCTTGGGCCTGCAGAGCGGCCTTCGCCGAGATCACTCCCGGCATGTGGTTCATGAGCGCATCCACCACGTCCGCGGTGTCGCGGGAAAGGGTGCGTGCGGTGTTGAGGTCGTTGTTCGCCACTGCGGAGACCATGGCGGCGAACCGGTCCGAGCAGACATGTCCGGCCACGGACACGAGTCCGAGCGCGCCGAGCGACAGCAGCGGCAGGTTGAGGGCGTCCTCGCCGGAGTAGTACACGAGCGAGGAGTTGTTCATCACGAACGAGGAGGCGAAGAGGTCGCCCTTGGCGTCCTTGACCGCGAGGATGTTCGGGTGGTCCGAGAGTCGCAGCAGGGTGTCCGTGATGATCGGGGCACCGGCACGGCCGGGAATGTCATAGAGCATGACCGGCAGGTCGGTGGAGTCGGCGGCCGCGCGCATATG from Brevibacterium sp. JSBI002 includes the following:
- a CDS encoding L-lactate permease encodes the protein MDNLAVAALLALSPILLAGILLIGFRWPAKYAMPIGLIAAALVANFAWQIEWVTIGASVVQGLLVAIGLLWIVFGALLLLATVTRSGAIETIRSGFIAISPDRRVQVIIIAWLFGSFIEGAAGFGTPAAVVAPLLLALGFPAIAAVLAGLIIQSTPVSFGAVGTPMVVGIGTGLSQEDGSMSADVAERAGQLGLGQAEFVAHTATQVALIHACCGILIPLLLSCLMTGFFGANRRFADGLAIAPFAIYAAVAMIVPYLIVANVLGPEFPSLLGGLIGLAIVVTTSRMGFLMPKKTWDFAPRETWPAIWMGTVDPNKEKAQLTKKMSLARAWSPYLIVVALLLITRNVPAIKEFLTGPAVIKIDNIFGTPISQNMDLLWSPGAIFVLACGLTYFIHRMTRKQVAGSWQIAGSQIAGAAVALLCSLPLVRVFINSGADYNGAGLDSMPVTLAEAAASSVGDAWPLFAPFAGALGAFVAGSNTVSNVMFSQFQFSTGTAIGAASPETVVAAQAVGGAAGNMVAVHNVVAASATVGLIGREGELIRRTAIPMLVYSLTAGALAFIGLNGLGFNAGTVVLTAIIIGLAVVVVMIRRSPGKPLPGLEEGVGGGATSAAVVDGVSGGAAGGGSDIDDEQEPTARS
- a CDS encoding ribonuclease J, translating into MDREAVRIVALGGLGEVGRNMTVFEYHGKLLIVDCGVLFPEEDQPGVDLILPDFSYLDDRLDDIIGLVLTHGHEDHIGAVPYLLRRKGDIPILGSQLTIALIEAKLKEHRIKPITRVVKEDDVDQLGPFDLEFVAVNHSIPDALAVFIRTGAGNILHTGDFKMDQLPLDGRITDLRAFARLGEEGVDLFMTDSTNAEVPGFTALEKDIGPVLENLFGTAERRIIVASFSSHVHRVQQVLNAATAHGRKVALVGRSMVRNMKIAEDLGYLNVPAGTLIDIKKVDDFPEDQIVLMCTGSQGEPMAALSRMANRSHRVDVGDGDTVILASSLIPGNENSVFKVINGLMKLGARVISKADAKIHVSGHASGGELLYCYNIVKPRGVMPVHGEWRHLLANARHAEATGVDPNNIVLADDGWVVDLKDGHAEVVGAVDCNYVFVDGSSVGEITEADLKDRLVLSGEGFVTIFMAVNSQTKSLIAGPEIHARGVAESDDVFDSIVPKVQKAVEDALRDGTTDQYQLQQVVRRTVGRWVSSKLRRKPMIVPMVVIV
- the dapA gene encoding 4-hydroxy-tetrahydrodipicolinate synthase, whose amino-acid sequence is MAILGDQAAATAIDAFGSVGTAMVTPFKRDGSIDYASVEKVANHLVELGNDMLVVSGTTGESPTTTDDEKVELIRVVRGVIGKRAKIVAGTGNNVTAHTIDLSRRSADAGADGILLVTPYYSKPTQPAIEAHMRAAADSTDLPVMLYDIPGRAGAPIITDTLLRLSDHPNILAVKDAKGDLFASSFVMNNSSLVYYSGEDALNLPLLSLGALGLVSVAGHVCSDRFAAMVSAVANNDLNTARTLSRDTADVVDALMNHMPGVISAKAALQAQGILDNRDVRMPLLPADEEQMAFVAAQLTRSGYLSE